A portion of the Carya illinoinensis cultivar Pawnee chromosome 11, C.illinoinensisPawnee_v1, whole genome shotgun sequence genome contains these proteins:
- the LOC122280881 gene encoding protein DETOXIFICATION 49-like, with translation MSQLSSSPTSGTECDSDQTNLCSNKPQQPDMHTPLIPRTPTLHHQNQHPHKTRLSLAVTEARCIFNIAFPMVLTGLLLYFRSMISMLFLGHLNELALAGGSLAIGFANITGYSLLSGLAMGMEPICGQAFGAKRFKLLGLTLQRTVILLLLTSIPISFLWFNMKKILLFCGQKADIAAEAQSYILYSLPDLVAQSLLHPIRIYLRCQSITLPLTLCAAFSILLHVPINYFLVHVLKLGIKGVALSGVWTNFNLVGSLVVYIAISGVYKKTWSGISSECFKGWKALLNLAIPSCISVCLEWWWYEIMILLCGLLLNPQATVASMGILIQTTALIYIFPSSLSFGVSTRVGNELGANHPQKAKLAASVGLSFSFVLGFSALLFAVSVRKIWASMFTQDSEIIALTSMVLPIIGLCELGNCPQTTGCGVLRGTARPKLGANINLSCFYLVGMPVAVWLSFYSGYDFRGLWLGLLAAQGSCVVTMLFVLAQTDWDRQAQRARELTGATVTIDDDDNQEDKDKLKEKSQDFTSSLGNVESSHNSLV, from the coding sequence ATGAGCCAGTTATCTTCTTCTCCAACTTCTGGTACTGAATGCGATTCAGACCAAACAAACCTTTGCTCAAACAAACCACAACAGCCCGATATGCACACCCCTTTGATCCCCCGGACCCCAACACTTCATCATCAAAACCAACATCCCCACAAAACTCGTCTTTCGCTTGCTGTCACTGAAGCCAGGTGCATATTCAATATAGCTTTTCCCATGGTACTTACAGGCCTTTTGCTCTACTTCCGCTCCATGATCTCCATGCTCTTCCTCGGCCACCTCAACGAGCTTGCTTTAGCAGGTGGTTCCCTAGCCATCGGATTCGCCAACATCACTGGTTATTCTCTTCTCTCTGGCCTTGCCATGGGAATGGAACCCATTTGTGGCCAGGCCTTTGGAGCCAAAAGATTCAAACTTCTTGGCCTTACCTTGCAAAGAACAGTGATTCTACTTCTACTGACTTCCATTCCGATATCGTTTTTATGGTTCAACATGAAGAAGATATTGCTCTTTTGTGGTCAGAAAGCCGATATTGCAGCCGAAGCACAGTCCTACATTCTATATTCCCTCCCAGACCTCGTTGCACAATCTCTTCTGCACCCTATACGAATATACCTACGTTGTCAATCCATAACTCTGCCTCTGACATTGTGTGCAGCGTTTTCTATTCTTCTCCATGTTCCAATCAATTACTTTCTTGTTCATGTTCTAAAACTAGGAATCAAAGGCGTCGCTTTAAGTGGTGTCTGGACTAATTTCAATCTAGTAGGATCTTTGGTCGTCTATATTGCAATCTCCGGCGTGTACAAGAAAACATGGAGTGGGATTTCCTCCGAGTGCTTCAAAGGCTGGAAAGCTCTCCTGAATTTAGCCATTCCAAGCTGCATTTCCGTTTGCCTAGAATGGTGGTGGTACGAGATCATGATTTTACTCTGCGGGCTTTTGCTCAACCCCCAAGCAACCGTTGCGTCGATGGGAATTCTGATTCAGACCACTGCTTTGATCTACATTTTCCCATCTTCTCTAAGCTTCGGTGTATCAACAAGGGTTGGAAACGAACTGGGTGCTAACCATCCCCAGAAAGCAAAACTCGCCGCAAGCGTCGGCCTCTCTTTCAGCTTCGTGTTGGGATTTTCAGCATTGCTTTTTGCCGTATCGGTTAGGAAGATATGGGCTAGCATGTTCACCCAGGACTCAGAGATTATAGCCTTAACATCAATGGTCTTGCCCATTATCGGTCTTTGCGAGCTCGGAAACTGTCCACAAACAACAGGTTGTGGCGTTCTGAGAGGAACAGCTCGGCCTAAATTGGGAGCCAATATCAACCTCAGCTGTTTCTATCTTGTCGGAATGCCGGTTGCAGTGTGGTTGAGCTTTTACTCCGGATATGATTTCAGAGGACTTTGGCTTGGCCTTTTAGCCGCGCAAGGCTCATGCGTTGTGACCATGCTGTTCGTTTTGGCTCAAACCGATTGGGATCGCCAAGCCCAGAGAGCCAGAGAGCTGACTGGAGCTACCGTCACCATTGACGATGATGATAATCAGGAAGACAAGGATAAGTTAAAGGAGAAAAGTCAGGATTTTACCAGTTCATTGGGTAACGTAGAGAGCAGCCATAATTCACTAGTTTGA
- the LOC122281510 gene encoding lysophospholipid acyltransferase 1-like: MELEMNSMAGAIGVSVSVLRFLLCFVATIPVSFLWRFVPGRIGKHLYSAFSGALLSYLSFGFSSNLHFLVPMLLAYASMVLFRSRCGVITFFLGFGYLIGCHVYYMSGDAWKEGGIDATGALMVLTLKVISCAINYNDGLLKEEDLREAQRKNRLIELPSLIEYIGYCLCCGSHFAGPVYEIKDYLDWTEGKGIWSHSEKGRSPSPYGATARALLQAAFCMALYLYLVPQFPLSRFTDPIYQQWGFWKRLFYQYMSGFTARWKYYFIWSISEASIIISGLGFSGWTESSPQKPRWDRAKNVDVLGVELAKSAVELPLVWNIQVSTWLRHYVYERLVQKGKKPGFFQLLATQTVSAVWHGLYPGYIIFFVQSALMIAGSRVIYRWQQAGPGLVKKIMVLLNFAYTLLVLNYSCVGFMVLSLHETLASYGSVYFVGTVLPIALILLGNIIRPAKPVRSKARKEQ, from the exons ATGGAGCTGGAAATGAATTCCATGGCGGGTGCGATCGGGGTTTCGGTCTCGGTGCTCCGGTTTCTCCTCTGCTTCGTGGCCACCATACCCGTGAGCTTCCTCTGGAGATTCGTCCCCGGTCGAATCGGCAAGCACCTCTACTCAGCCTTTTCCGGGGCTCTTCTATCCTACCTTTCATTCGGGTTCTCTTCCAATCTACATTTCTTGGTCCCCATGTTGCTCGCTTACGCTTCGATGGTCCTATTTCGCTCCCGATGCGGCGTCATCACTTTCTTCTTGGGATTCGGCTATCTCATTGGCtg CCACGTGTATTACATGAGTGGTGATGCATGGAAGGAAGGGGGTATAGATGCCACTG GAGCGTTGATGGTGTTAACATTAAAAGTCATTTCGTGTGCAATAAACTACAATGATGGGCTATTAAAAGAGGAAGACTTACGCGAGGCGCAGAGAAAAAATAGGTTGATTGAGTTACCCTCCTTGATTGAGTACATCGGTTACTGCCTCTGCTGTGGTAGTCATTTTGCTGGTCCAGTTTATGAAATAAAGGATTATCTCGACTGGACTGAAGGAAAGGGG ATTTGGAGCCATTCAGAGAAAGGACGGTCACCATCACCATATGGGGCCACAGCTAGAGCTCTTCTCCAAGCTGCTTTTTGCATGGCCTTGTATCTGTACTTAGTACCTCAGTTTCCTTTGTCCCGATTTACTGATCCCATATACCAACAATGGGGATTTTGGAAACGGTTGTTTTACCAGTACATGTCTGGCTTTACGGCACGCTGGAAATATTACTTCATCTGGTCAATTTCAGAGGCCTCTATCATTATTTCTGGCCTGGGCTTCAGTGGCTGGACAGAATCATCTCCTCAAAAGCCACGCTGGGATCGTGCCAAAAATGTTGACGTTCTGGGGGTTGAGTTGGCAAAGAGTGCAGTGGAGTTGCCACTTGTGTGGAATATTCAAGTCAGTACCTGGCTGCGTCATT ATGTTTATGAGAGACTCGTTCAGAAGGGAAAGAAGCCTGGTTTCTTTCAGTTGCTGGCTACACAGACTGTCAGTGCGGTTTGGCAT GGATTGTATCCCGGTTACATCATCTTCTTTGTCCAGTCAGCGTTGATGATTGCTGGTTCAAGAG TCATTTACAGGTGGCAGCAAGCTGGCCCTGGTCTGGTTAAGAAGATAATGGTGCTTTTAAACTTCGCTTACACACTTCTGGTTCTGAACTACTCCTGTGTTGGTTTTATG GTATTAAGCCTGCATGAAACACTTGCCTCCTATGGAAGTGTATATTTTGTTGGAACCGTTCTTCCCATAGCTTTGATCCTCCTTGGTAACATAATTAGACCTGCAAAGCCTGTCAGATCCAAAGCTCGGAAAGAGCAGTGA
- the LOC122280978 gene encoding sugar transport protein 12-like has protein sequence MAGGVIASEDGRDYPGKLTFKVFMTCVIAATGGLIFGYDLGISGGVTSMDSFLEKFFPAVYRKEASVKPSDDQYCKFDSQTLTLFTSSLYLAALVASIFASTITRHFGRRTTMLWGGILFCAGALVNGFADRVWMLIVGRMLLGFGIGCANQSVPIYVSEMAPYKYRGALNMMFQLAITIGILIANLLNYFFAQIEGGWGWRLSLGGAMVPALIIIIGSFCLPDTPNSLIERNHYDEAKEQLVKIRGISNVDEEFNDLVAASEASKLVKHPWATIFQRKYRPQLTMAICIPFFQQLTGMNVITFYAPVLFKTIGFGSSASLMSAVITGSVNSAATLVSIFSVDRWGRRTLFLQGGAQMFICQVIITIAIAAKFGMTGNPGELPKWYASGLVFFICIYVAGFAWSWGPLGWLVPSEIFPLEIRSAAQSINVSVNMIFTFAIAQVFTSMLCHLKFGLFIFFACWVVVMSFFIYKFLPETKGVPIEEMSIVWQNHPYWRKFVCSEQEDKSTTPGGPGSGDIQMSKRVNNA, from the exons ATGGCCGGTGGTGTTATAGCTTCGGAGGATGGACGGGACTATCCCGGCAAACTCACTTTCAAGGTCTTCATGACATGCGTAATCGCAGCCACGGGTGGCTTGATTTTTGGTTATGATCTTGGAATTTCAG GCGGAGTTACATCCATGGATTCCTTCTTGGAAAAGTTTTTTCCCGCTGTATACAGAAAGGAGGCATCGGTGAAACCTTCTGATGATCAGTACTGCAAATTCGACAGTCAGACATTGACTCTGTTTACTTCGTCCCTGTATCTTGCTGCTTTGGTCGCATCCATCTTTGCATCAACAATAACCAGACATTTTGGGAGGCGGACTACGATGCTTTGGGGTGGAATACTTTTTTGTGCTGGTGCGCTTGTCAATGGCTTCGCTGATAGGGTCTGGATGCTTATTGTTGGTCGTATGCTACTTGGTTTTGGTATTGGATGTGCAAATcag TCTGTGCCAATTTACGTCTCTGAGATGGCTCCATATAAATACCGAGGTGCTCTCAACATGATGTTCCAATTGGCGATTACAATTGGCATCCTCATTGCCAATCTTCTGAACTACTTCTTCGCTCAGATTGAGGGTGGTTGGGGATGGCGCTTGAGCTTGGGGGGTGCCATGGTCCCTGCTTTAATTATCATTATAGGTTCGTTTTGTCTTCCCGACACTCCAAACTCTCTGATAGAGCGTAACCATTACGACGAGGCCAAGGAACAACTTGTGAAAATCCGAGGAATTTCCAACGTAGACGAGGAATTCAATGATCTTGTGGCGGCCAGCGAAGCCTCTAAATTAGTAAAACATCCTTGGGCTACCATTTTCCAAAGGAAGTACAGGCCTCAACTCACAATGGCCATTTGCATTCCCTTCTTCCAGCAGCTCACTGGCATGAACGTGATCACGTTTTATGCTCCTGTTTTGTTCAAAACCATTGGTTTCGGAAGCAGTGCTTCGCTCATGTCTGCAGTGATTACCGGTAGTGTTAATTCTGCCGCAACCCTGGTTTCAATTTTTAGTGTTGATAGGTGGGGAAGAAGGACCCTTTTCCTTCAGGGTGGCGCTCAAATGTTCATATGTCAg GTTATAATTACAATAGCAATTGCTGCTAAATTTGGAATGACTGGAAACCCCGGTGAATTGCCAAAGTGGTATGCTTCTGGATTGGTGTTCTTCATCTGCATTTACGTTGCTGGATTTGCATGGTCATGGGGTCCTCTAGGGTGGTTGGTTCCCAGTGAAATCTTCCCACTGGAAATCAGGTCTGCTGCTCAGAGTATCAATGTCTCCGTGAACATGATCTTCACCTTTGCCATTGCGCAAGTCTTCACCTCAATGTTGTGCCATCTGAAGTTTGGGCTGTTCATCTTCTTTGCATGCTGGGTGGTGGTAATGAGTTTCTTCATTTACAAGTTCCTGCCGGAGACTAAGGGTGTCCCCATCGAAGAAATGTCAATTGTGTGGCAAAACCACCCTTACTGGCGCAAGTTTGTTTGTTCTGAACAAGAAGACAAGAGTACTACTCCTGGTGGCCCTGGATCAGGAGATATTCAGATGAGCAAAAGGGTAAATAATGCTTGA